A segment of the Necator americanus strain Aroian chromosome IV, whole genome shotgun sequence genome:
AGAAACTCCCGGTTTAGTAGAGCTTTTCGCTTTATCGGTATCTTCTCACCTTCAGTGAATAACAagatttgaagtgaaaaacATACTCATTTCAGGTTTTTGCAGAAACACGAATGATGTACGGTGTACAATCGAGGTGATAGAGGCACCCCAATGGAAAGCGAATCTTGAAATCAAACAGAAAGCACATTTACCAAGGAATCGCCTTCTTCACTGGGGTCCGATTTTCGCTCTTTCCATCACTTTTTATGTGAGTTTGAAATCGTGGCAGAATGAATCCATCTTAATACTGACATCAGtttctgttgaaattttgagggAGTACGGAAGATAGGCGACGTATGGTAggatcaaagcgacatgaagcactatgtgattgcgtaagcggctgcgctcgaagcagcgcggtatAGATatcggttggaatcgaggtaggaccatctCGAACTGCAACCATGAACGATGATAGAAGGGGTGCTTACTCGATTcaaaccgctacgctcccCCGAACTGCTTCTCCAACTGCTATTTTCACCGTCCGCGAACCTCAGGCGCAACcgcatacgcaaatgcaccgtggtTCATGCCGTTTCGACTCTACTATAATTGAGTGCCGAAGTCactctttctttcgtttctcatTGAACTATCTGGTTGCGAATTATGACGGTTTGACACACCATATTAGTATTATAATTGAATGGCTGCTTATAACTGTTAAAATGAAGTATAGAGGATTAACAGAAGAAATTTACTGGAATGCCGCTCTCGAATGCCGTATCCGCAGCATAGTTAGATTCTCGACCGCTTAGCTCCTCCTGTTTTCCATTACTTAATTCCTTATCTATTATACGTTAATTGAACAACGTTTCCAGTCTAATTATCTCTAAAATTGTATTCGAGACACGAAAAGAGGTTTTTAAACGTGTGTACAAAGTTTCAACTACCTATCTTGTTACGTAGTCGAACGtgttgtgagaagaactgaatCGTCACGCCCTCATTTGCGGTGTACACTGGCGCTTGAGTCCTTAAATTGGTGGTGAGGCGTTCGATAGGGCGATTGCGGcaatgtttagaaaaaaaattttcctgtgGTAGCGAATACGAAGCAATCCTAATCATTGAcaattgtcaaaaaaaaaatcaatcaaaaatcaagGCTGCAATGAGTCCATTGGATCCATATCAATCGATGGAGAAGGGGTACCAGTGCGTGCTTTCGTCGAAGACGAAACACACAACAACTATAAGTTTTGCTAAACACTCAAATAATGGTCCCGTCATGTTTGATAACAAGTATTGTGATTCATCCTAGATCAGTTTCGCTGTTTCGCGTAACCTGCAGGTCGCCCCAGCTTGTTGattataatagaaaaaataagaagataagtatagagtagaaaaataagttaataataaatattatagaatAAGTATAATTAGAAGTGTCATAAATTTCGAGCTCAAAGTCCAAAGTAGCGAGTAAAACAACTTTTCGGGTTTTTCACTTATCAATTGAACTACAAGGTAGTAAAAGTTTGCGTTTACCacgcaaatttttgaattatccTCATGTTTTGCATGAGGGTAACTCAAAAATTATCCGCAATCATCTAAAAAAGCTAGAGCATGAAGGCTTATCTGCTGCACGTATAAAAGAATCATCCTACCATTTTATCGTAGCTTAACTGGTATTACACTGAAGACGTTTGAGTCATATTTTCACATATCTGAGTGGACACATTTGAATCTTTATGACATTGACTATTCAAGATCGGAACTGTCTCTTCATATTTTGCAATCATGTGGTGGCCATTGACGAGTCTTGGAGGCTTCTTGAACctctttatattctttttctggaattattcAACGATGGTTAATCTTGCTCGAGCGTCCTTTGTAGGTGCAGGTCACGTACCAGTGGGATGGAAACCTGATGACgaagtttgctttttttttaatataaataagaGCTAACACCGAAGTAAATCTTTTCGTTTTAGGTTCCGAGGCAACAAGAGTCTTTCGATGATTTGTTGCAGTGGTGTGAACCATGTTCTGGTTATAAGGTGCCTCGATCTCATCACTGCTCGAACTGCGGTCGGTGTTCGATGAAGATGGACCATCATTGTCGTAAGTATAGAATTTATTAATGTTCCTGTTGTTGCTAAGCATTACTGTTATTTTAAAAGTAATGTTTAACAAACTCAAAGTTCTGTCTACCTTACATCCCTAATGATATGAGCAGAATGGCACGGAACAGTGTAAGCCTGGGAGAGAGTTTACAGAATGACATGAGGTTTGTAGAATACGACAGTTGGAACATAATCGTGATCGTATGCTCGGATTTGCACTCCCTATATGGTAGAGACGGTGATTGCATAACGTCAGGAGTGATTTGTCGTATCAAATGCAGGTCATATGGTGAGGATTACCTAGAAGAAAACCAAGCCCCCACTGTGTATTCTGACAAAAGATCATCTAGATGAGTCACAAACTCGGAACTTTTCACCCATCTTGGATCTAATCGGAGAATACGCCATACAAATTTCGAAATAGAGGTTGAAGCTGCAATCTTGTCTTTCGAGTCTGTGATCATAGCATGCTGAGAACACTTGAGACGTTTTGGATAACTACCAAAAGTCCATCAATGAGCAGAAAGGATGAGTACGTTGCTAAAGAATCGCAGACGAACTACCTCCATATCAGGGCCTCTGCAGATTTTCATTTATGAAATGCTACTATCTTTTGTGGAAATTATTATCATTCATGGTTGTGTCTGGTCGAGGTGTTGTTCATAGAAAAGGAAGGAATACGAACCGTTTTAATGCTCTGAATGTAGGGCAATGAAGAGGTTGAGAAGATAAATCACAGACGGTTTTTCTTGGCTCTGACGTAGGCGATAACTTcaaaacgttagctgttaatgaAGACCAGTGCCAATCTTGGCTACTGCTCAATCAATTAACTGAAAACCCAAAGTGTTCGACAACTAACCTATTGTAACCTTTGGACAATAAGACATTGATAACATAAGGTACTGCATGTTGAGGTTTTAAATTTATATCAAAAAACATGTTCCCATTGCCCTGCTGAGAAATTGATAGAATACCCAGAAAAAGTGCAGTTGTGCAGAAAGCGGGTTGGTGCGGAGCAGAACATCGGTTCTGCGGTTTTGATGCTCGTCATAGGTAGGTGTAGTGGTGGGTGTAGTGGTGCGcctttttctgctgaatatTCGAACGAGCTGGTGTTGAATTCTGCAGTTTCGCATGTGTCACCCATAAGCtatggaaaaacaaaagatgaaaGTGTTTTTCTGCTAAATCAGAGATACCACTTAGTCATCCGTATCCcatgaagctgaaaattttGAGTAAGATTGTATCATCCTGACGGATTACCATCTTCACGCTCATAGTGGTGTTAGTGCAGAATGGTTGAAGTTTTCTTGTGAGGTTGCAATACAACTCTTCACTTATGGTGAtcgataaaaggataaaggataaagttttttgGGTTTAAAAAACCCCCTTGggggccccccccccctcaattttaaaaaaaaaattttttttttttaaaaaaaatttttcctctaaaaaaaaaatttgtgggGGGGggatgttttaaaaaaaaattttttttttccccccaaaaaaaataacaaataaaatacccCCGGGGGGGGAAAGAGGGGGGGggtggagagggggggggaaaaaccaaaaaataataaagaaaaaagaaaaaaaaaaaaccaaaaaaaaaaaacccagagaTATTTTATTTGCCCAATATTTCTGTGAAATCCCGTCCGTACCGAAGCCCTTCTTCATTTAGATAAGATCGCAAAGTGCTGGTACTTCATAATTTCgctattcctttctttttttcctcgaaaattccTAGCCAAACTAGCTGCCCAGTACCACTCACACGCAGTGTGTAGTATAAGCAGTGCCACCGCGAACAAACAACAACCAGACTCTGATACGCGGCCCCTCACATTCCTAATTTATGGAAACGTGTGTTTAATACCCTCCATTAATTTAAAAccatttttacttttgtctTGCGATGAGACTCGATTAGCAACTGAGAAAGTGCTAGGTTTCTTCTGAAACTGGAAGGGAATTCTTGTGGCTGCAGCCCTCAGTAActtctttctatccttttaAGTGCAAAATAATGGTGCGGAAGCGGCATTCCAAAGATGTAACAACGATTTTACAAAAAGTGATGTAACTGATGAGGGATTGAAAATGAGACCTTTGGCAGAGCTTCTAACCGTGCGAACAAATGTAGAGAAAGGATTCTATCTGGTGGCGTATAATTCGAAAGAAACCACACTGCGTCTGAAAACTTCTGGAATAGAATCCGCCACTGATCCTTTGTGGATCGCTTGGGACAGTTTGCATTAGACGTATCTCTCTGACctaactaataataattaactgtaattcttttaaattaattaattcaagtAAATTTGTAATAGTAATTAACTGTAATTCtccacttcttcatttttttttcattttcttctctggtTTCTATCCAATCTATCCAGTTACTAAATATCGGTTTAGCCTGGATCAACAACTGTGTTGGACATCGCAATCACGGGTTTTTTGTGAGATTTCTTGTATCAGCCGTAATTGGTTGCATTCATGCGATAATTATTCTAGTCGCGTCCTTCTATCATGCTATTAATctggtatgtttttttttttcggataaccCTCGCCTTCTAAGTACTTCATTATATTACAGAATTATTACTACCGGTACGGTGATGGAACAGAGCCTGAAGTGATATTAACTTTCTGGTCATTACTTGCATTAATAATTGGAAGCGCTTTTGCGTTCGGAGTTGTTGTTGGAGTCGGCGGACTTCTTTATCTGCAGTTGAAGTacatcaaaaataacaaaactgGCATTGAAGAGTACATAGGTAACCTTTATTTTGAAACTTTCTCCGCTTAGTTGAATCATGTGGATGCATGTTTatttaaagaacaaaaagctgCATCTTATCGTCAAGAAGAGGAATGCGATTGGGAGAAATTTGTATATCCATATGACCTAGGATGGAGGCGGAACTTCCGTGAGGTACTTTGGACATGGTCCGGCGAGTTAGTGGATTTTTACAGTTTGCTCGGATGTCAGAGCTATTTTTTGTGAGGCTTCTGATTTTTCCGTTACTTCTATTTCAGAACCAATGGGAATGGAGTATGGTGGCCAGTTCAGAAAGGCTGTGATCAGTTCACCCTTTCGGTATGTTCCAGTTATGTTATCACATGCACAGGAATACAGTTGAGCGAACTGTTCTTGTCCTTCAgttttcagttcagaatcggaAAAATTTTGGAGACCTGAGCTTTGTTCTGGTCATTCTTTTGCGGTTGTTCCTCTTCTGTTCTGGACATTGTATTCATGGGCGAAGTTTTGAAAACTCTAacaatttaaaagcatcactccacgaatctgaggtggtgcagattttaggtggagtattcgtatacgggatagcagattatgaagagggggtgattccgtccatttcttcctaaatgccgtaaaaaaaggcccggaagatacggcttcaggcgttctagcgcactatttcccacaaggagttcgactggagcgcgccagtcttgtgcgccgccgaatcttccggaccgttttttacggtaattaggaagaaatggaaggaatcaccctcctatccataatctactatcccttataagaatactccacctgaaatctgctccacctcagattcgtggggtgatgcctttaaatgagatTGGGCTCTAAGGCGATTTCGTAGTGCAAAAGTTCCAATTATAATCAAATTTCTGTGTTgtttgaaaagttttaaaaaagtcaaagCTAGGACTTGTTACGCCATCTCAACATTATCAACTTTTGGGATCAGTGCTTCAATTCTGTCTAATCTAAGACATTAGTACTGGTAGTAACTAGTTTCCTGGAACGAAATTTTCTAACGGGGCAAATTTTGTCCGACTGTGCTCAGAATACAATGACGGTAAGAGTGAGATGACGGTTCTCGAAAAAGTGTTGTTCTTGATGGGACGTGCCAGCGTTCAAGTAACATCTGACAGTTGAAAATACTATACTGGTGTAGATATTTAAATGCTTTTTACTGTTTCGATTTATTCGGTTACTCGTAAACTTAATAGTGccgtcggtaagagattccgctgaCCGTACGATCGGAGGTTccaatccgccctagtgctcaccaagcctttcatccctccgaggtcgataaattggtaccagacttgtctgggaggataaaaacactgacttgacacatggGCTAGCtgccgcaagtcattgtataggccatttacacgttcgtaaacctcaagcgattctgaattgaacatgaacg
Coding sequences within it:
- a CDS encoding hypothetical protein (NECATOR_CHRIV.G14010.T2), whose protein sequence is MEQDSTSSEKSLSERNSRFSRAFRFIGFCRNTNDVRCTIEVIEAPQWKANLEIKQKAHLPRNRLLHWGPIFALSITFYIGTVSSYFAIMWWPLTSLGGFLNLFIFFFWNYSTMVNLARASFVGAGHVPVGWKPDDEVPRQQESFDDLLQWCEPCSGYKVPRSHHCSNCGRCSMKMDHHCQYDSWNIIVIVCSDLHSLYGRDGDCITSGVICRIKCRSYAWINNCVGHRNHGFFVRFLVSAVIGCIHAIIILVASFYHAINLNYYYRYGDGTEPEVILTFWSLLALIIGSAFAFGVVVGVGGLLYLQLKYIKNNKTGIEEYIEQKAASYRQEEECDWEKFVYPYDLGWRRNFREVLWTWSGETNGNGVWWPVQKGCDQFTLSREQLRQKALKRFLSRLVVVATDFRGGYFASLRFGCRLFVCQPISEEPRLQIRKGDEYVITRGQRGWLYGYKQDNDKLKGWFPRVCVRFTDKYPFQQESSERSGDESATSASKAEKS